A window from Rhizosphaericola mali encodes these proteins:
- a CDS encoding Crp/Fnr family transcriptional regulator — translation MEELIQYILKFGSLNQQQIALLEQKAHESILIKDAYFTEAGKAFNNVAFILEGVLRIIYYDNKGKEITKYFLEENHFIANPYHGEIMTEYIQAATTCKLIVFSAQDWKILSDTIIGWDNIFNKIFQKAIMEKMDRRSALVSEDASTRYLSFLEKFPTLTNRIPLSYIASYLGITQQSLSRIRKNIH, via the coding sequence ATGGAAGAACTTATTCAATATATTTTGAAATTTGGAAGTTTAAATCAGCAACAAATTGCACTATTAGAGCAAAAAGCGCATGAATCAATCCTTATTAAAGATGCTTATTTTACAGAAGCTGGAAAAGCTTTTAATAATGTGGCATTTATTCTTGAAGGAGTACTACGTATCATCTATTACGACAACAAGGGCAAAGAAATTACCAAGTATTTTTTAGAAGAAAACCATTTTATTGCCAACCCATATCATGGCGAGATAATGACAGAATATATACAGGCGGCGACCACATGTAAACTCATCGTTTTTTCGGCACAAGATTGGAAAATACTTTCGGATACTATCATTGGTTGGGACAATATTTTCAATAAAATATTCCAAAAAGCGATAATGGAAAAAATGGACAGAAGAAGTGCATTAGTTTCGGAAGACGCCAGCACCCGTTATCTTTCTTTTTTGGAAAAATTCCCCACACTGACTAATCGCATTCCGCTTTCCTATATTGCTTCTTATCTGGGTATAACGCAACAATCGCTAAGCAGAATCAGAAAAAACATTCATTAA
- a CDS encoding Crp/Fnr family transcriptional regulator, which yields MFELFSKSLHTDGYQWKDYKDYFHQMEAPAKTILLHEGKISKKMFFIEKGSLRVWFNNDGKELTCQFFFENEMVGSIESFRKNIPSPVTIETIEPSVLWWIYKRDFDKMMEAIKVVPQLRDKFIDSIFERTFVYMKYFFSTIKDSPQERYMNLMTERPEIVKRVPQHYIASYLGISSVHLSRIKSKIAKENK from the coding sequence ATGTTCGAACTATTTAGCAAAAGTTTACATACCGATGGTTATCAATGGAAAGATTACAAAGACTATTTCCATCAAATGGAAGCACCCGCTAAAACAATATTACTTCATGAGGGTAAGATTTCAAAAAAGATGTTCTTTATAGAAAAAGGGAGTCTTCGGGTGTGGTTTAATAATGATGGCAAAGAACTTACCTGCCAATTCTTTTTTGAAAATGAAATGGTGGGATCTATCGAAAGTTTTAGAAAGAATATTCCTAGCCCAGTAACTATTGAAACAATCGAACCAAGTGTTTTATGGTGGATCTATAAAAGAGATTTTGATAAAATGATGGAAGCAATTAAGGTCGTTCCTCAATTAAGGGATAAGTTTATAGACAGCATTTTTGAAAGAACCTTTGTCTATATGAAATATTTCTTTTCCACTATTAAAGACTCTCCCCAAGAACGTTATATGAATCTAATGACAGAGCGACCAGAAATAGTAAAGCGTGTACCACAACATTATATCGCTTCTTATTTGGGAATTTCAAGTGTACATCTAAGTAGAATAAAAAGTAAAATAGCAAAAGAAAACAAATAG
- a CDS encoding quinone oxidoreductase family protein, giving the protein MKAAVVFKKGDIPKYVTDFDEPILQNENELLISVKAAAIKNIDKGQASGKHYSVKDKEWNPKIIGGDGVGLLDDGTKVYGLATRGMIAEKAIIEKDHMVKIPEGLDWATAAALPNAVMGSALALLFRAKLQRGETVLINGATGVTGKIAVQIAKHYGAKKVIVTGRNEQSLNELLQLGADEIISLKQDDEKFISQIKETPIDVVIDYLWGLSAELILSSLKGNSQFSHRTRYVTVGAMTGDTITLSSSILRGTDIQISGSGLGSWTREEVSFLFAEILPEAFQLAADGNLKIETIDVNLNEIEEVWKMDIERGKRLVVNI; this is encoded by the coding sequence ATGAAAGCAGCAGTAGTGTTTAAAAAAGGCGATATTCCAAAATATGTTACAGATTTCGATGAGCCTATCCTTCAAAATGAAAATGAATTACTGATTTCAGTGAAAGCAGCAGCCATTAAGAACATTGATAAAGGACAGGCAAGTGGCAAACATTATTCTGTAAAAGATAAAGAATGGAATCCCAAAATAATAGGCGGTGACGGCGTTGGGCTACTTGATGATGGGACAAAAGTTTATGGATTGGCAACGCGCGGAATGATTGCAGAAAAAGCTATTATCGAAAAAGATCATATGGTTAAAATACCAGAAGGATTGGATTGGGCAACAGCTGCCGCACTACCAAATGCGGTGATGGGTTCTGCATTGGCCTTACTTTTTAGAGCTAAATTACAAAGAGGGGAAACCGTTTTAATAAATGGAGCAACTGGGGTTACGGGAAAAATAGCAGTACAAATAGCTAAACATTATGGAGCTAAAAAAGTAATAGTAACAGGAAGAAATGAACAGTCCTTGAATGAATTACTACAACTCGGAGCAGATGAAATAATTTCACTTAAGCAAGATGATGAAAAATTCATTTCACAGATAAAAGAAACCCCCATTGATGTAGTAATTGATTATCTATGGGGATTAAGTGCCGAATTAATTTTATCATCATTAAAAGGAAACAGTCAATTTTCACATCGTACACGATACGTTACTGTTGGGGCTATGACTGGCGACACTATAACCTTGTCTTCCTCCATTTTACGTGGTACAGACATCCAAATTTCAGGTTCAGGATTAGGTAGCTGGACACGAGAAGAAGTAAGTTTTTTGTTTGCAGAAATTCTTCCCGAAGCATTTCAACTCGCAGCTGACGGCAATTTGAAAATTGAAACGATAGATGTTAATTTGAATGAAATAGAAGAAGTTTGGAAAATGGATATTGAAAGAGGCAAACGACTGGTTGTGAATATATAA
- a CDS encoding IS4 family transposase → MSKLTLFSQIIGQLDRSKFKNIVKSHQGDKHQKGYNSWTHLVSMLFCQFAKSQSVRDISNGLRSATGNLNHLGVDRAPSKSTISYQNKHRSYEIFKDYYYCLLASLGQHPGFKRTKFRIKSKIFLLDSTTISLCLSLFDWARYKTAKGAVKMHTLLDFDGNLPAYVNITHGKTADNKGAYDVPLLKKGSVIVADRFYNDFNLLHIWDSRGVYFVIRHKDNLQYTVVKENDLPENRHPHLLKDEIIELKGGVSKGKYPQTLRRIALWDEQNQQTIELITNNVNWVADTIGELYKSRWQVEIFFRDVKQLLHIKSFIGTSENAVMIQIWTALITIVILKVLKAIAKFGWHLSNLVAFIRLNLFVKIELQKWLDRPYEEHKDPDIPIIQGVLF, encoded by the coding sequence ATGTCAAAGTTAACCTTGTTTTCTCAAATAATTGGTCAATTAGACCGTAGTAAATTCAAAAACATAGTGAAGTCACACCAAGGTGACAAGCACCAAAAAGGCTACAACAGCTGGACGCATTTAGTATCGATGTTGTTTTGCCAATTTGCCAAGAGTCAGTCAGTTCGTGATATCAGCAATGGACTACGTTCGGCCACGGGTAATCTTAACCATCTTGGAGTGGACAGAGCCCCTTCCAAATCCACCATCAGTTATCAAAACAAACATCGTAGCTATGAAATATTCAAAGATTACTACTATTGTTTGCTGGCAAGTTTAGGACAGCATCCAGGCTTTAAACGCACCAAGTTCCGTATTAAGAGCAAAATCTTCCTTTTGGATAGTACCACCATCAGTCTTTGCTTATCGCTTTTTGACTGGGCAAGATACAAAACGGCCAAGGGTGCAGTAAAAATGCACACCCTGCTTGACTTCGATGGCAATCTACCGGCTTACGTAAACATCACCCATGGCAAAACAGCGGATAATAAAGGAGCCTATGACGTTCCTCTTCTAAAAAAAGGCAGTGTCATCGTTGCCGATAGATTTTACAATGATTTTAATTTGCTCCACATCTGGGACAGCAGGGGGGTATATTTTGTCATTCGCCACAAAGATAATCTACAATATACGGTGGTGAAGGAAAATGACTTACCCGAAAACAGGCATCCACATCTGCTTAAAGACGAAATTATAGAACTAAAAGGTGGTGTATCGAAAGGAAAATATCCCCAGACATTGCGACGTATCGCCCTATGGGATGAACAAAACCAACAGACCATTGAACTTATTACCAATAATGTCAATTGGGTTGCCGATACCATTGGTGAACTTTACAAGAGCCGTTGGCAAGTGGAAATATTTTTTCGAGACGTAAAACAGCTCTTGCACATCAAATCATTTATTGGCACTAGTGAAAATGCTGTAATGATACAGATTTGGACAGCACTCATCACTATTGTGATATTAAAAGTACTCAAGGCTATCGCTAAGTTTGGTTGGCACCTGTCCAATCTTGTCGCATTTATAAGATTGAATCTATTTGTCAAAATTGAATTGCAAAAATGGTTGGATCGACCCTATGAGGAACATAAAGATCCAGACATCCCTATCATACAAGGAGTTCTATTTTAA
- a CDS encoding DUF6984 family protein, with translation MLSNKIYDFLLNNLSFLNVKDMQDGQMGSIKFIYDNNTQKRMFSKQIEEIEFTDKDNIPILVTINIDQFGDLYEVDIWKVDFSQVINYPSC, from the coding sequence ATGCTCAGTAATAAAATCTATGATTTTTTACTAAACAATCTATCATTTCTTAATGTGAAAGATATGCAAGATGGACAGATGGGGAGTATTAAATTTATTTATGATAACAATACTCAAAAACGAATGTTTAGCAAACAAATTGAAGAAATAGAATTTACGGATAAGGATAATATTCCAATATTAGTTACTATAAATATTGATCAATTTGGAGATTTATATGAAGTGGATATTTGGAAAGTGGATTTTTCTCAAGTAATAAATTATCCAAGTTGTTAA
- a CDS encoding TlpA disulfide reductase family protein — protein MKHYKLKVIGIVAMLLSSIILIRKIDAQRYPLGVLTGQLNGKNGTIIKFNYNYHGKEFMDSVILKDNYFVFKIRLPEPLLCTLSNNENKQIKIFIAQNNRISINGEVSKFVNINIANATENALYENFKSKELILSNNYRENFKISKLSLKDTTTESYHKYRNQIDSLALQFIKKHNNSVASTLIILDNYVINPNRKKASYFYQLLSEKNKKSEYGLKIKAYIEAVKNIAVGKIAPDFTLSDTNGNLIHLKNYRGKYVFLDFWASWCGPCRQSHPLMKELFKKYGIKNISFISVSMDVSKSSWINAIRTDKLDWIQLNDSLSMNGYVAETYGIRSLPFNVFINKEGKIIATKLRDSVLVNFINDLF, from the coding sequence ATGAAACATTATAAATTAAAAGTAATAGGGATAGTAGCAATGCTACTATCGTCTATTATTCTAATCAGAAAAATAGATGCACAACGATATCCGTTGGGGGTATTAACAGGTCAATTGAATGGAAAAAACGGAACTATTATAAAATTTAATTATAACTACCATGGAAAAGAATTCATGGATTCTGTTATTCTTAAAGATAATTATTTTGTTTTTAAGATTCGACTTCCGGAACCTCTTCTTTGTACACTTAGTAATAATGAAAATAAACAAATTAAAATTTTTATTGCACAAAACAATCGAATAAGTATAAATGGAGAAGTTTCTAAATTCGTGAATATAAATATTGCAAATGCTACAGAAAATGCTTTATATGAAAATTTTAAATCTAAGGAACTAATTCTTTCAAATAATTATAGAGAAAATTTTAAGATTTCAAAACTATCACTAAAAGATACTACTACTGAAAGCTACCATAAATATAGAAACCAAATAGATAGTCTAGCCCTTCAATTTATCAAAAAACATAATAATTCAGTAGCGTCTACACTGATAATACTAGACAACTATGTCATAAATCCTAATAGAAAAAAAGCATCCTATTTTTATCAGCTTCTTTCTGAAAAAAATAAAAAAAGTGAATACGGTTTAAAAATTAAAGCCTATATAGAAGCTGTAAAAAATATTGCAGTAGGAAAAATTGCTCCAGATTTCACTTTATCAGATACTAATGGAAATTTAATTCATCTCAAGAACTATAGAGGAAAATATGTTTTCTTAGATTTTTGGGCTAGTTGGTGTGGTCCATGTAGGCAAAGTCATCCTTTAATGAAAGAATTATTTAAAAAATATGGCATCAAAAATATTTCTTTTATTAGCGTATCAATGGATGTATCTAAATCATCATGGATCAATGCTATTAGAACTGATAAGTTAGATTGGATACAATTAAACGATTCATTATCAATGAATGGTTATGTAGCAGAGACCTACGGAATTAGGAGTTTACCGTTTAATGTTTTCATTAATAAAGAGGGTAAAATTATTGCAACAAAACTGCGGGATAGCGTCCTTGTGAATTTTATTAATGATTTATTTTGA
- a CDS encoding zinc-dependent metalloprotease, whose translation MKKNKIAFLNGKKIVLGSAFIVLTASSCSIIKKKQKHSNPLTTSTTTLNKKDSLKSEIKPYKEVIIDKAITQKGLFTVHKVGEKYFFEIENSLFNKDILAVTRLSKSTPGAGNFGGEEVGERMVYWKKGPNNKVFLNVSALVSIADSTDMISKAVANSNLDPILASFPIKAFNTDSSSVVIDITDFLLSDSPILTFDAGDKKSYNLSSQIGDRSYVESIKSFPINTEIKTIRTYAATPSSGPGGLPAASLAGAVTLGLNCSFVKLPEVPMRQRLYDPRVGFFASALYQYSDKQQKVDIDAFVHRWRLEPKDEDIEKYKRGELVEPKKQIVYYIDPATPKKWRPYLIAGINDWQKAFEQAGFKNAIIGKEWPENDTTMSLDDARFSVLRYFAAPIQNAYGPNIADPRSGEIIESHIGWYHNVMSLVHNWYMIQCGAVDPRARKNEFDDDLMGQLIRFVSSHEIGHTLGLRHNMGSSSTVPVEKLRDKNWVEAHGHTPSIMDYARFNYVAQPQDNISEKGLFPRINDYDKWAIQWGYKQILNTKDAQEDKKVLNQWTVDSLASNKRLWFGGEGKDYDPRSQSEDLGDDPIKASLYGIANLKRIVPNLISWTKKDGESYTALNTAYKEAIGQYDRYMGHVLKILGGVNVTEKTYDQSGPVYRPVSLFSQKKAIQFFNEQLFTTPKWLIDTAILGRVNNGYQGNPIEQIQQNMLASVTSQSRLYRMMLNQREYGKGAYSPEEWLNDLKNGIFSELKNGTEIDSYRRALQKMYVGSIITMYNKHYALQGSVDNILASLAPTNVMYSNVRPLAFAQLKSLLSDVDKAIGKTKDVDSKEHLIYLKQMLDKIVKESPIPGLNY comes from the coding sequence ATGAAAAAAAACAAAATCGCATTTTTGAATGGTAAGAAGATTGTCTTAGGCAGTGCATTCATAGTTTTAACGGCCTCTTCTTGTTCCATTATTAAGAAAAAACAAAAACATTCAAACCCTCTAACAACGTCTACAACAACGTTAAATAAAAAGGATTCTTTAAAAAGTGAAATTAAGCCCTATAAGGAAGTTATTATTGATAAAGCGATAACACAAAAAGGGTTATTTACAGTTCATAAAGTGGGAGAAAAATACTTTTTTGAAATTGAAAATAGTTTATTTAATAAAGATATTTTGGCGGTTACGCGTCTAAGTAAATCAACTCCTGGCGCTGGAAATTTTGGAGGAGAGGAAGTTGGTGAAAGGATGGTATATTGGAAAAAAGGCCCTAATAATAAAGTTTTTTTGAATGTTTCTGCACTTGTTAGTATTGCAGATTCCACAGATATGATTTCCAAAGCAGTTGCAAACTCTAACTTAGATCCAATTTTAGCTTCTTTTCCTATAAAAGCATTTAATACGGATTCCTCTAGTGTAGTGATTGATATTACGGATTTTCTTTTAAGTGATAGCCCCATTTTAACTTTTGATGCTGGAGATAAAAAATCCTATAATTTATCTTCACAGATAGGGGATAGATCTTATGTTGAGTCTATAAAAAGTTTTCCTATAAATACGGAAATTAAAACAATACGTACCTATGCGGCTACTCCTTCTTCAGGACCTGGAGGACTTCCTGCTGCATCTCTCGCAGGAGCTGTAACTCTTGGATTGAATTGCTCATTTGTAAAGCTACCGGAAGTGCCAATGCGTCAAAGATTATATGATCCTAGAGTAGGTTTTTTTGCAAGTGCTCTGTATCAATACTCAGATAAACAACAGAAAGTAGATATTGATGCATTTGTACATCGCTGGCGCTTAGAACCTAAGGATGAAGATATTGAAAAATATAAAAGAGGAGAACTTGTTGAACCTAAAAAGCAAATCGTTTATTATATCGACCCTGCAACACCCAAAAAATGGAGACCTTATTTGATTGCAGGAATTAACGACTGGCAAAAAGCCTTTGAGCAAGCGGGATTTAAAAATGCTATTATTGGAAAGGAATGGCCTGAAAATGACACGACTATGAGCTTAGATGATGCTCGATTTTCCGTCCTGAGATATTTTGCAGCCCCAATTCAAAACGCATATGGCCCTAATATTGCGGATCCAAGATCAGGAGAAATAATTGAAAGTCATATTGGTTGGTATCATAATGTAATGAGTCTGGTTCATAATTGGTACATGATTCAGTGTGGAGCAGTAGACCCTAGAGCTAGGAAAAATGAATTTGATGATGATTTAATGGGACAATTAATAAGATTTGTTTCATCTCATGAAATTGGGCATACTCTTGGTTTAAGACATAATATGGGTTCTAGCAGTACTGTTCCTGTGGAAAAACTTAGAGATAAAAACTGGGTTGAAGCTCACGGACATACCCCATCTATTATGGACTATGCTCGATTTAATTATGTAGCACAACCACAGGACAATATTAGTGAGAAAGGGTTATTTCCAAGAATTAATGATTACGACAAATGGGCTATCCAATGGGGTTACAAACAAATTTTAAATACAAAAGATGCTCAAGAAGATAAAAAGGTATTGAACCAATGGACTGTTGATAGTTTGGCGTCAAATAAAAGATTATGGTTTGGAGGAGAAGGAAAAGACTATGACCCAAGATCCCAATCAGAGGATTTAGGAGACGATCCAATTAAAGCTAGTTTATATGGAATTGCCAATTTAAAAAGAATTGTACCAAATCTTATCTCTTGGACAAAAAAAGATGGAGAAAGTTATACTGCGTTAAACACTGCTTATAAAGAAGCTATTGGCCAATATGATCGTTACATGGGACATGTTTTGAAAATCCTAGGTGGCGTGAATGTCACTGAAAAAACATATGACCAATCCGGTCCCGTATATAGACCAGTATCATTATTCAGTCAAAAAAAAGCAATTCAATTTTTCAATGAGCAATTATTTACTACTCCAAAATGGTTGATAGATACAGCCATTTTAGGAAGAGTTAACAACGGTTATCAAGGAAATCCAATAGAGCAAATACAACAAAATATGCTTGCTTCTGTAACTTCCCAAAGTAGGCTATACCGTATGATGCTTAATCAAAGAGAATATGGAAAAGGCGCTTATTCGCCTGAAGAATGGTTAAATGATTTAAAAAATGGAATTTTTAGTGAACTGAAAAATGGAACTGAAATAGATTCTTATAGAAGAGCATTACAAAAAATGTATGTTGGTAGTATTATTACAATGTATAACAAGCATTACGCCTTACAAGGTTCTGTTGATAATATCTTAGCATCATTAGCACCTACAAATGTTATGTACTCTAATGTTCGACCTTTGGCCTTTGCACAGTTAAAATCATTACTTTCTGATGTCGATAAAGCTATAGGAAAAACGAAAGATGTGGACAGCAAAGAGCATTTAATTTATTTAAAACAAATGCTAGATAAAATAGTCAAAGAATCACCAATTCCTGGACTTAATTACTAA
- a CDS encoding RagB/SusD family nutrient uptake outer membrane protein — MINNLNNLKLGFLLVAILSLVSCEKMIAIDPPLNETSTATVYSSDKLAASALSGMYGTLSQSETQSLNFTLYSSLQADDLLYLYTATSLVEMNNNSYSVLSTTQAGVFSDWYSVIYKANAIIDGLQTYSGTSDSIKKEYTAEAKFVRAYCYFNLVNTFGSIPLVLTTDVTVSAYLPKSNVDSVYNQITKDLLDARDNLKNDYSFTSGSRVGVNKYVADALLARIYLFRKDYSNAEFYANEVITSGLYSLTSSANINNTFVNTSTESIWLLSSYLSATTQYTAEGVAFNPFSISLTYLYYQLRPSFVQLYSSNDLRRVNWMKDLTFGGNTYTIPFKYKYRDNASAIAAGVTELPVIMRLSEQYLIRAEARAQLGSNLDGALSDLNMVHSRAGLSTFSSLNQKNLIDTIALENRKEFFCEQAFRWFNLKRTATADAILGSLKSTYTSRSQLLPIPQAAIDANPQLTQNPGY, encoded by the coding sequence ATGATAAATAATCTAAATAACTTAAAACTAGGATTTTTACTTGTTGCTATTCTAAGTCTGGTTTCTTGTGAAAAGATGATAGCAATAGATCCACCTCTTAATGAAACTTCCACGGCTACGGTTTATTCATCAGATAAACTGGCTGCTAGTGCTTTATCAGGAATGTATGGAACTTTATCTCAAAGTGAAACACAGTCTTTAAATTTTACATTGTATAGTTCCTTACAAGCTGATGATTTATTGTATCTATACACAGCAACGTCTTTAGTAGAAATGAATAATAATAGTTATTCAGTTTTAAGTACTACACAAGCTGGAGTATTCTCAGATTGGTATTCTGTTATTTATAAAGCAAATGCAATCATTGATGGATTACAAACCTACTCAGGCACTTCAGATTCCATAAAAAAAGAATATACAGCTGAAGCAAAGTTCGTCAGAGCGTATTGCTATTTTAATTTAGTAAATACTTTTGGGAGTATTCCTTTGGTTTTGACAACGGATGTTACAGTAAGTGCCTATTTACCAAAAAGTAACGTTGATTCTGTTTATAATCAAATTACGAAAGATTTATTGGATGCTAGGGATAATCTTAAAAATGATTATAGTTTCACCTCAGGAAGTCGTGTAGGGGTTAATAAATATGTGGCAGATGCACTGCTGGCAAGGATCTATTTATTTCGAAAGGATTATAGCAATGCGGAATTTTATGCAAATGAAGTAATTACTTCAGGTTTATACTCATTGACATCTTCTGCGAATATTAATAATACGTTTGTAAATACTAGTACTGAAAGTATTTGGTTATTGTCTTCTTATTTGTCAGCGACGACACAATATACGGCAGAAGGTGTAGCATTTAATCCATTTAGCATTTCTCTTACTTATTTATATTATCAGCTGAGACCCTCTTTTGTTCAACTTTACAGTTCTAATGATCTTAGAAGAGTTAATTGGATGAAAGATTTGACATTTGGTGGCAATACTTATACTATTCCTTTCAAATATAAATATAGAGATAATGCTTCAGCAATAGCCGCAGGAGTGACTGAGTTGCCTGTGATTATGCGATTATCTGAGCAGTATTTGATTAGAGCTGAAGCTAGAGCACAATTAGGCTCCAATTTAGACGGTGCACTATCAGATTTAAATATGGTCCACTCTCGAGCAGGATTAAGTACTTTTTCTAGTTTAAATCAAAAGAATTTAATTGATACAATTGCATTAGAAAATAGAAAAGAATTTTTTTGTGAGCAGGCCTTTCGATGGTTTAATCTTAAAAGAACAGCTACGGCAGATGCTATTCTAGGAAGTTTGAAATCGACTTACACTTCCAGATCACAGTTACTACCAATACCACAAGCCGCTATTGATGCGAATCCTCAATTAACACAAAATCCAGGTTATTAA